A genome region from Hevea brasiliensis isolate MT/VB/25A 57/8 chromosome 7, ASM3005281v1, whole genome shotgun sequence includes the following:
- the LOC110673689 gene encoding uncharacterized protein LOC110673689 isoform X2 has translation MERKLVVLGIPWEVDTEGLREYMSKFGELEDCIVMKERSSGRSRGFGYVTFASAENAKNALSSEHFLGNRMLEVKVATPKEEMRAPAKKVTRIFVARIPPSVTETTFRSHFEKYGDIIDLYMPKDHSSKAHRGIGFITFSSADSVDSLMADTHELGGSNVVVDRATPKEDDFRPVGRMAHGGYGAYNAYISAATRYAALGAPTLYDHPGPMYGREPARGMGKKIFVGRLPEEATAEDLRQYFGRFGHILDVYVPKDPKRSGHRGFGFVTFAEDGVADRVSRRSHEICGHQVAIDSATPIDDAGPSGNFMMNTAPPFGGYGGPLRNFGRMYGSLDFDDWGYGLGSARPSRADWRYRPY, from the exons GAGCGGTCATCAGGTCGCTCTCGGGGTTTTGGGTATGTAACGTTTGCATCAGCTGAAAATGCAAAG AATGCATTATCAAGTGAACATTTTCTTGGCAATAGAATGCTGGAAGTTAAAGTGGCCACGCCAAAG GAGGAGATGAGAGCACCTGCAAAGAAAGTGACAAGGATATTTGTGGCAAGGATTCCACCATCTGTGACTGAAACAACCTTTCGAAG TCATTTTGAGAAATATGGCGATATAATAGATCTGTACATGCCAAAG GATCATAGCTCAAAAGCACATCGTGGAATTGGATTTATCACATTTTCTAGTGCAG ATTCTGTGGACAGTTTGATGGCTGATACTCATGAATTGGGAGGTTCTAATGTAGTTGTAGATCGAGCAACACCTAAG GAAGATGATTTCAGGCCAGTTGGAAGAATGGCACATGGTGGATATGGTGCATACAATGCCTATATTTCTGCGGCTACTAGATATGCTGCACTTGGTGCTCCTACCTTATACGATCATCCAGGTCCAATGTATGGAA GGGAACCTGCTAGAGGAATGGGCAAAAAGATTTTTGTTGGCAGGCTTCCTGAGGAAGCGACTGCTGAAGATCTGCGCCAGTATTTTGGTAGATTTGGTCATATATTAGATGTTTACGTTCCCAAG GATCCAAAGAGATCTGGCCACAGAGGTTTTGGATTTGTAACCTTTGCTGAAGACGGTGTGGCAGATCGTGTTTCTCGAAGGTCTCATGAGATTTGTGGACATCAG GTTGCAATAGATTCAGCAACACCTATTGATGATGCTGGCCCAAGTGGAAATTTCATGATGAATACTGCTCCACCTTTTGGGGGTTATGGTGGTCCTTTGCGCAACTTTGGTAGGATGTATGGAAGCCTGGATTTTGATGAT TGGGGTTATGGACTGGGTAGTGCAAGACCTTCAAGGGCAGATTGGAGGTATAGGCCATACTAA
- the LOC110673689 gene encoding uncharacterized protein LOC110673689 isoform X1 — MERKLVVLGIPWEVDTEGLREYMSKFGELEDCIVMKERSSGRSRGFGYVTFASAENAKNALSSEHFLGNRMLEVKVATPKQEEMRAPAKKVTRIFVARIPPSVTETTFRSHFEKYGDIIDLYMPKDHSSKAHRGIGFITFSSADSVDSLMADTHELGGSNVVVDRATPKEDDFRPVGRMAHGGYGAYNAYISAATRYAALGAPTLYDHPGPMYGREPARGMGKKIFVGRLPEEATAEDLRQYFGRFGHILDVYVPKDPKRSGHRGFGFVTFAEDGVADRVSRRSHEICGHQVAIDSATPIDDAGPSGNFMMNTAPPFGGYGGPLRNFGRMYGSLDFDDWGYGLGSARPSRADWRYRPY; from the exons GAGCGGTCATCAGGTCGCTCTCGGGGTTTTGGGTATGTAACGTTTGCATCAGCTGAAAATGCAAAG AATGCATTATCAAGTGAACATTTTCTTGGCAATAGAATGCTGGAAGTTAAAGTGGCCACGCCAAAG cAGGAGGAGATGAGAGCACCTGCAAAGAAAGTGACAAGGATATTTGTGGCAAGGATTCCACCATCTGTGACTGAAACAACCTTTCGAAG TCATTTTGAGAAATATGGCGATATAATAGATCTGTACATGCCAAAG GATCATAGCTCAAAAGCACATCGTGGAATTGGATTTATCACATTTTCTAGTGCAG ATTCTGTGGACAGTTTGATGGCTGATACTCATGAATTGGGAGGTTCTAATGTAGTTGTAGATCGAGCAACACCTAAG GAAGATGATTTCAGGCCAGTTGGAAGAATGGCACATGGTGGATATGGTGCATACAATGCCTATATTTCTGCGGCTACTAGATATGCTGCACTTGGTGCTCCTACCTTATACGATCATCCAGGTCCAATGTATGGAA GGGAACCTGCTAGAGGAATGGGCAAAAAGATTTTTGTTGGCAGGCTTCCTGAGGAAGCGACTGCTGAAGATCTGCGCCAGTATTTTGGTAGATTTGGTCATATATTAGATGTTTACGTTCCCAAG GATCCAAAGAGATCTGGCCACAGAGGTTTTGGATTTGTAACCTTTGCTGAAGACGGTGTGGCAGATCGTGTTTCTCGAAGGTCTCATGAGATTTGTGGACATCAG GTTGCAATAGATTCAGCAACACCTATTGATGATGCTGGCCCAAGTGGAAATTTCATGATGAATACTGCTCCACCTTTTGGGGGTTATGGTGGTCCTTTGCGCAACTTTGGTAGGATGTATGGAAGCCTGGATTTTGATGAT TGGGGTTATGGACTGGGTAGTGCAAGACCTTCAAGGGCAGATTGGAGGTATAGGCCATACTAA